Proteins found in one Arachis stenosperma cultivar V10309 chromosome 8, arast.V10309.gnm1.PFL2, whole genome shotgun sequence genomic segment:
- the LOC130945252 gene encoding protein FAR-RED ELONGATED HYPOCOTYL 3-like — protein sequence MFRDVFAKWLYADMEVEEFECEWAQVAEQYGLLNKYWALQLYEKRKMWANAYLRRKFCAGFRTTSRCEGIHSHLKKFLSSRHSILELVQNLELLVREYRNSELVAQFSSIYGVPVMMTRLDPIEQFTASVYTKVIFTQVKKEIESISVVNFVSKRRVSTTMVYTVEEYGFSGQNVVALYDPKRDRLVCRCGFWEKEGFPCRHMFFVMKHEHVKRISKSLILRRWRKDVKTVNEYTKKTGLEDERGFLLRHGALHTASHWMLFVGSKNDDLYKKCMKGIRQICCDLEARSGNDMMDRSPNAACAVRDPTVVSPHFNLHADQGKRLEEGDDHRSEQDGGDNDRWDHVIGTAQSQTRNMGGVGNTVDWNIENMLCGRDGVWEFLDDISWRCVGNIAFVTRSLLKVLSTWCSLYGWKNILYVTNFLRVLNFLGLYSVNSVDTRNRAAASKLA from the exons ATGTTCCGTGATGTCTTTGCCAAGTGGTTGTATGCTGACATGGAGGTTGAAGAGTTTGAGTGTGAATGGGCACAGGTTGCTGAACAGTATGGGTTACTTAATAAGTATTGGGCGTTACAGTTGTATGAAAAGAGGAAGATGTGGGCAAATGCGTACTTGCGTCGCAAGTTTTGCGCTGGGTTTCGCACGACGTCACGGTGTGAGGGCATCCATTCCCATCTAAAAAAATTTCTGTCGTCTAGGCACAGTATTCTAGAACTTGTGCAGAATCTGGAGCTACTAGTACGGGAGTACCGGAATAGTGAGCTGGTTGCACAGTTCAGTTCAATTTACGGTGTTCCCGTTATGATGACCCGTCTTGATCCCATCGAACAGTTTACTGCATCGGTGTACACGAAGGTCATCTTCACACAAGTGAAGAAGGAGATTGAGTCTATCTCGGTCGTTAACTTCGTAAGCAAACGAAGGGTCTCAACAACCATGGTGTACACGGTTGAGGAGTATGGATTCTCCGGTCAGAATGTGGTGGCATTGTACGATCCAAAAAGAGATAGGTTGGTATGTCGATGTGGATTTTGGGAGAAAGAAGGTTTTCCTTGCAGGCATATGTTTTTTGTCATGAAGCACGAGCACGTAAAAAGAATTTCCAAAAGCTTGATTTTGAGACGATGGAGGAAGGATGTGAAGACAGTCAACGAATACACTAAGAAGACGGGACTAGAGGATGAGCGGGGTTTCTTGTTGAGACATGGAGCCCTGCATACTGCTTCGCATTGGATGTTGTTCGTCGGATCTAAAAACGACGATCTGTACAAGAAATGCATGAAAGGGATCAGGCAAATATGCTGTGATCTAGAAGCCCGCAGCGGCAATGACATGATGGATAGGAGTCCGAACGCTGCCTGTGCTGTTCGGGATCCAACC GTTGTTTCTCCGCACTTTAACCTACACGCTGATCAAGGCAAACGGTTAGAAGAGGGAGATGATCATCGCAGTGAGCAAGATGGCGGAGATAACGACAGATGGGACCATGTAATAGGCACAGCGCAAAGCCAAACCAGGAACATGGGCGGAGTGGGTAATACCGTCGACTGGAACATAGAG AACATGCTTTGTGGCAGGGATGGTGTTTGGGAATTTCTTGATGATATTTCATGGCGCT GTGTTGGAAATATTGCGTTTGTTACAAGATCGCTGCTGAAAGTATTGAGCACATGGTGTTCTTTGTATGGCTGGAAAAACATTTTATACGTTACCAACTTTTTAAGGGTTCTGAATTTCCTTGGTTTGTATTCTGTTAATTCGGTTGATACCCGGAATCGTGCAGCTGCATCCAAGttagcatga